The Prinia subflava isolate CZ2003 ecotype Zambia chromosome 2, Cam_Psub_1.2, whole genome shotgun sequence genomic sequence ATGTCTTCTATGGTTGTGCTGTTAGGATTAAAAAGATTCTCTCATTGCTTATGCTTGAATCCTCAAAGAATATTAGGGGCAGCTTAAAGCACAAGCAAGAAATGTCAAGAGAGGGAAAATGTGTGGTGGTGTAACAAGAGTAAATGTACAACAAAGAATTTGTGTCCCGAGAGCTCGTGGCTTTCACAGCTAGAGCTGACTGCCTTTTGCCTGTGCTGAGGATGTATTGAtggttttccctgcaggaaggaCAGCCCATCTACCTGGCAGTGAAGGGAGTGGTGTTTGATGTCACCTCTGGAAAAGGTTAGTgtgcttctcctctgctgcctaCTTTGCTTTCATGTTATTATTCAgtcatttgtttttaaatattcccaCTGTATTGGAAGCCTACAGTTCAATTGCAGCAAAAAGATAAcgctttttcctcttctaaaaACCTTGATTTTCCTCCTCTGACAGCTCCCCTACTAAGGTTTTGTCTAGAACTGCTTGTAACAACCTTGTCTGGGCATACACGTTGGATTGGCTGATCTTCAAATCCTAAATTACACCAGGCTTGCAAATTCTGGAGTCTACAGATGTCTCATGAGAATGTAAAGCACAACTCCCTAAATAATAGGTAAATTTTAAGAATGCAGTAGAGGAAGTGCAACAGCTTTATAATCCCAAGAAGTAGGAAATCCAAAGTCAGTTCTGGAAAGAAGAGTCTTAGACTTGAATTGTTGCTTTCAGTTCACTGACATTCAGTTCACAGGCTGAACATACCCAGTACATTGTCAGATCATCActggattttattattttttttaatgtgacagAATTTTATGGAAAAGGAGCCCCATACAATGctttggttggaaaagactcAACAAGAGGAGTTGCAAAGATGTCTCTGGATCCAGCAGATCTTACACATGACACAGTAAGAAAATGGGCCTTCAGTTTAATTCCACTTTGctaatttttattattgtgCAAGATGATGAGTgatgattttaaattatttttataagttGATCTGcatatttaaaatcaaaatgcatTAGTTCTCTTTagatacataaaatatatttattggtCATGAAAGGTGCTAAACAGTCTTCAAGAGAAAAGTTTTTCATTTGTGGGATCAATACAACTTCTGTAAGCATGTAAAAGGGAAATCACCCGCTGTTTAAAAAGATGCTTACAAAGACAGTAAATCACTTTCTTTGTCAATTGGTTTGGTGTATTCTGATGTGGCAGTGAATGCCAGCTCTGGTGGTGGGCTGTTTGACCTGAATACCTTAAAGTTTTGTCAAGGCTGAATTTGAATGGAAAGAATACAATTACAGGCTGTACTGTCCATTCTGTTCATCATGCTCTGCAGTGTAAACCCAAAAGCTGACCCTAAGGTTTACaataatcattaaaaaaaagcatgtaaatatctctatttttatttctttgagaCAAGGCTTTCATCTGCCTGTTTCGTTTAGACAGGACTCACAGAGGAGGAACTGAAGTCCCTGGATGACATCTTCAATAATGTTTATAAAGCCAAATATCCAATTGTTGGCTACACTTCTCGGCGAATTCTGAATGAGGATGGCAGCCCCAATCTGGACTTCAAACCTGAAGATCAGCCACATTTCAGCATTAAAGATGAGTTTTGAGGAGCATTTTTGTACCTAGAGGATGCCTGGGGAGTGGCagaatattaaattaattcCCTGTTGTGGAGTTCATTACTACAATTAGCTACCGTGAGTCAGTTCTCTGCTCagagaatgtgtgtgtgtgtgtacacacataGCACAGAGGAAACAAACAGATCTGGAGCAGTGTCATACACCTGGGCTGTTTGCTGGGAATTACAGGAATTATTTAACCTGCAAGTTCTTTCTGCCAGGGTTTCTCTGTTAAGAAGTGTATAATGTAACATTACATTcctcagaagagagaaaaaagcttttaataattgaaatatgACTGGTCTTTTTGTAAATCCCAAGCTATTTCCCACTCCTTGGAAAAGTGTAAATGAATTATTTGGACAAGCTCACATCAATTCTCTGTGCTTCATGTGAATGTAGGTATCACGAGTACAGACAGGTGCAATCGAGgcttacattttaaaatgcattatgaGGTTTAATATTTGATGGATTTGAGAATACTGGATATAAAGCCACTCAGTCTCCTCAAATGCAGTTACTGTGGAGTATTTCTGCAAAGCCTACAGCTgtaaactgagaaaaataaatgggtttttttctcccatgaaAACTACtgtgacattttaaataacACTATTATGTTAGTTTTGGATAAATGACactttactttttaaaactaattatCAAAGATGTCATCTATATTAGATTATGACGATTTCCTTGTACCTTCCTGCAATCTTTCTCTGACAAAAAGAGGAAATCATAGCTCACCGTTTGCCACATATTCTTACAGCACAAGTTTATTATAGCAGTTTAGTGTCCTGGGGATGTTGTTAGCATTTATATATTAACAATTTCAgctctcattttttatttctcttagttttcctttgttcttaCCCTGGCTTCATCGCTGCTGCTTTAATGAAGTGTGTGCAGTGCCATGTTCCTCTTCCTCTTAACCTGGTACAAGCTGCAGATCCTGCAGGGTGAAAGCAGACCCCCTTCATGGCATTTCCCTGGCAGTCTTTCAGCAACAAGAGGGCTGTAAAAGCCTGAGCTGTAAAGATTGCTGCTAACCCCTGACTTTCACTAACTTAAGTGGAATGGGAATTGTCCCGTATGTGGATTTatctgtccctgtcaccattTTCACTCATATAGGAAAAACTAAGGAGCTGCTCTCAATTCTGTATTAATAACACAGATATAATAAATATATGGTTCTGTATTGTTGTTCTATTTCTTAAGCATTTTGGTAACTTTCTATGAAGGGAAGATTTTGTTAAATGATTCTCCACCTTCTAGTTTGTAGGGGACAGCTGCCTGTTGAATAACTAGAAAAGCTGTTTCTATGTATTTGCCCATTCTTTCACAGTGTTACAGATTTTACTCtagatttgttttgtgtcttaCCATTAGACCACTTCATTTGCAGGAGGGACTCCTTAGGCCCCCACTGTTGGATGATGCTCtgagtagaaaaaaataaatcagcatcTAAGAAATAACTATTGCTTcagataattatttttgtgctgtttattattattactgctgACCTTTTGGTTagacaccagcagcagctgggagttTGCTCCTTGATGATACCTGTTGTCTTTGTGGGAGTGCCTGTGGGTTTGGTGGTTATGGTGGGGTGGTTGTTTGCCAGCATTTCACAAATGATTTTTCAGTGCCTACTAGGTTTTTTGCCCATCTCCTCCTTTCCTTGCAGGCTTCCTGATGGGGCAgcttcagcagttgtgctgctGTGATTACTGTAGCAGTCCTTGCTTCATCTGGGATCATGATATccatctgtatttaaaaaaaaaaaaccgtGAAGCTTCATTGCAGCTCATCACTGCTGAGTGTTCGTGTTCTCTCCGTGCTTTTCCTGTTCTCCCTATGAAATCACCTTTGCTGATGTCAAAGCAGGTAACTCAGCTTCTGCCTGTACTAAATTTCAGGTCCTTTTCAGTGAGGAAGTGCTCCTGTTGCAGCAGGAAATGGTGATATAAACCCCCTGCTTGTAAGAAATGCAAGATCCTCACAAGTCCAACCTGCTCTCACCCTTGTCTGTGAGGGAGATGCTTTAGTCCTTCTTTTCTGTTATTAAAGACGAGGTTATCACAACTGAGTGCACTTTAGAATGCAAAACATTTCccttttggttttatttccatttggaAACCGAAGGTTTCACATTTAATCACTTCCTAGGCTATTTCACTTTGGGTTCCCATTCAATAGAAGTGTTACAACAATAAGGCTTTAAGTGGACACATCCTTAACACATTTTTACtgactgcttttaaaaaagcattcaGAGTACCACAGTATTTCTTGTAGTGTTAATTCAACAACACTATGTTATGTCTAAGGTTGTTTTACTTGCCAATGGcttgaaatttattttgcttaaaaGCAAATTGTCTGCTATGTCTGCTTTGTTCAGGCAGCTGCATTTCCCTGACATCTGTATTATTCCAGTAAAACAGGTGCCCTCATGATCTATAAATTGTACTCTAGcaagctgtgcagagccctgttGTAGCCCTCCTACTCCACACCTCCTTTGGAGAGTCTagaatttcttttcaatttgCTTGCTGCTTCCAGATCACATTGCAAATGCCATTATTTTTGCTGTGTGCTTCCAACATACATCTTGCTAACTTAGGTCTAAGGTTTTAATGAATTGCTGCACCAAGAATTGCCTTCCTTTAGTTATTATagttattatatatatatatataatagatATATAGTTATAATTTAGTTAtaatatttcttaatattttactCTTCAGAATGTTAAGAATTATCAGGTGGGTTCACTTACCTAGATGATGCATAATGTGAGTTGGTGTTTCCCACCTGGCACTCTTTTCAATAGTCCCTCACTGTGACCCTAACACATTTGTGACAGGATAAATTCTATTATCCCTGCATTAAGAAGGACTTCTCTTATTAACAAGTGAAGCATCAGGACTGCAAGTGTAAGCAACAACAATTCAGTAAAAGTTTTATGAAATGCAAATCAGAgtattctctttttttgcagTTGTTGAGAGTGAAGAGAAATCCTCCTAAGAATGTGGTATTCGTTATTACTAATACCACATTTCTAATTTAAACAGGAGTACCTGCTGGAATGCAGGGGCTCAGAATCCTGCAGATTGAGCAGCTGAGATTTTCCCAAGAATTTAGGATAAGACAtaaaagttatttcttttttatccaTAATGTGTATATGGacaccatttttttttgtagccCTTTGCCAAAATATGAGTCTTTCGTTGACTTAAATCAGGTTTCGTAttagttttcttctgctgaaaagGCCTTGTGAAAACTGCAGCTTAGGCTCCTAACTTTGTGGTCTGATGGTACCACTGGCTGTGAATTCATCACAACATCAGTGTAGGAGTCAGTGTGGGATCACAGTTCAGACTGCACTTGTCCAACCTGCCAGACTTCCacatttcagtaaaaattaaaagagaatgCTTATCTGTTTCAGGTTGGTACTTTGGAATGGAAGAAGCCTCAAAAGAGTTTATAAATCACCTCCTTTTATTGTTGTTTCTAAACCGCTATCAGGCACTACACTCAACAAATGATAGTTTGGAAAGATATTAAATTGCTGTAGTTTTCCCTTGTATGACTCCCAAAAACCTgtagaacaagaaaaaaaaaattgtttagatGACTTTCGTATCGGTATTCTGTCTCTTGTGAATATATTTATTAGAAATGAGCTCAACGTATTTGCATTTGCTcaagagaaaatggaagagaTGTGGAAAGATCCACTTAGGAAGCCCAATGCTAATTTTTTAGTCAGTCTGGTtgaactgaaaggaaaaaaagtgaaaaaaaatctgactagTGTGAGTGAAAAAGCTGCCATTCAGAAGGATTCAGCTGCACATCAGGAAGATGTGCTAAGCAGCTCTGATTAgcatttgcatattttcagaTGAACACTGGATATCTTGAAATCCCAGAACTGACATAAGTGATGACAATCACACACTTTGTTACCCATCATCCACTTATTCCTTTGCCTAATGTTTTCCTCTCCATACAGGAAAAGATACACAAACCATGCAATTTATATGACAAATTTGTACTTATGAATATAAGTAATATTCAAAAATGCACATGAACCTACAAGCTGAAAGCTATTTACATGGTATACAGAATGTCAGTTCTCAAACAAACTAGTACCTGTCTGTGAATgctttgaaacaaacaaaaaatctctaAGCTTTTAGGTTTGCAGCAGTTCACTCAGGGCTCTGTGAGTGCCAGTTCAGACAATTTTAATGTACAACGTATCTGTCTGCTTTGGCAGAAAAATCAGTGCTATATCAAAaggtgattttttccccctctataTTCAATCAGTGTAAAAGACCTAGGTGTGTGATAGGTGGGCATCACTGCTAGAAGTACTCTCGATAGCATAGGCATGATTTTCACCTTGgcatgtcaaaaaaaaaaaccctaatccAGAAACAGAATAGGTGGGAAATGAGAACTTATCTTAGTGTGCTACTGGGACAATTTATACTGGCAAGGTAGATGTGGCAGAGCAGGTCTGATAGCAGTGCTTCCTATTTTTGCTTCTGTGAGATACGGCCAATGATAACAATGTGAACTTGTACCCTTATCCATCTGTTGGGCTTCACACAGCACCTTCTGGTTTAGCTTTTTTTCTGCTCCGTAGAAAGTGTGGGTCCTGATTTACTTGTTTACAAAACTTACACTTAAATCTTGGCTTGGGTAATCTGTTGATGAGAAATCCAAACTAAGAGAAACAGAGATTAATGCTCTGTGAAAAATAGAGCATGTGTACCTGGATGaactgcagagccacaggaagTACTCTTGAATAAacaatttcttttaatgtttcctGTAAGTTATTTGTAGCTGTTGCCATCAGAAATTTTGTATTGTTGATGAATTACCATGTTCTGCAGTACTTTTTAACATGACTCTTTATCATTCTGACATGATACATTACCCTTCTGAGAAGTGAAAAGTTTAGAAGAAACTGGGTGCAGGCCATCTTGGAGATAAGCCAGCCAAGAGAAATCAAGATATGACCTAACTTTCCCTCTGCTTAAAGAAACCtctctgaaaaaggaaaagaaatcactgtCCCAGGGTCTGTATTTTACCTTCCAGATTTTGCTGAATATTTTCCCCCACTGTGCAAAGGTAGCAGATAAAGCCTTGAAAAAGACTTG encodes the following:
- the NENF gene encoding neudesin, with amino-acid sequence MAGAAARGPLPRPCRPLPLPCLLLLLLLLPAAGAEPELRFRPPAEAPVRLFTEPELARYDGHQEGQPIYLAVKGVVFDVTSGKEFYGKGAPYNALVGKDSTRGVAKMSLDPADLTHDTTGLTEEELKSLDDIFNNVYKAKYPIVGYTSRRILNEDGSPNLDFKPEDQPHFSIKDEF